From Agrobacterium tumefaciens, a single genomic window includes:
- a CDS encoding AraC family transcriptional regulator, with protein MNDALTEMLRGLRLDGVEYGRCRMASPWATAFPDQEAARFHFIGVGQAKLHKPSGDWLDLKCGDAVLLPRGHAHVLGSSENVAPTPFDRFGKKEVCQGIFDMQCASSGGDTVAFTASMRFNMDHLHPLLQMMPDVMLTSDLAKSDPAIPHLLEAMTREVELNRVGAGGILARLADVLTATLIRTWVEHGCGDSSGWLAAVRNPELGRVLAAVHLSPDKDWSVEELAALMGASRSSFAERFTRLVGESPARYVVRVRMHQARLWLREGMRVTAAAEKLGYDSEASFSRAFKRVVGAPPSQFRKKDFSTHGDATSEIEAMIG; from the coding sequence ATGAACGATGCCCTGACAGAGATGTTGCGCGGTTTGCGCCTTGACGGTGTCGAATATGGTCGTTGCCGTATGGCATCTCCATGGGCGACTGCCTTTCCCGACCAGGAGGCTGCGCGATTTCATTTCATTGGTGTCGGACAGGCAAAACTGCATAAGCCATCCGGCGATTGGCTCGATCTGAAATGCGGTGATGCCGTTCTTCTGCCGCGTGGACACGCGCACGTACTGGGCAGTAGCGAGAATGTTGCGCCAACGCCCTTCGATCGGTTTGGCAAGAAGGAAGTGTGCCAAGGCATTTTTGACATGCAATGTGCCAGTTCAGGCGGCGATACCGTCGCATTCACAGCTTCCATGCGGTTCAACATGGATCATCTCCATCCGCTTTTGCAGATGATGCCCGATGTGATGTTGACAAGCGACCTGGCAAAAAGCGATCCGGCTATTCCCCACTTGCTCGAAGCAATGACAAGGGAGGTTGAACTCAACCGTGTTGGGGCTGGCGGTATTCTTGCACGCCTTGCCGACGTGCTGACTGCAACGCTTATTCGAACCTGGGTCGAGCATGGCTGCGGCGATTCCAGTGGTTGGCTTGCGGCAGTCAGGAACCCCGAGCTCGGGAGGGTCCTCGCAGCTGTCCATCTTTCACCCGACAAAGACTGGAGTGTCGAGGAACTCGCAGCACTGATGGGCGCTTCACGTTCAAGTTTTGCGGAGCGTTTTACTCGTTTGGTCGGGGAAAGCCCCGCCCGTTACGTGGTACGCGTGAGGATGCACCAGGCGCGGCTTTGGTTGCGTGAAGGAATGCGGGTGACAGCAGCAGCAGAAAAACTTGGTTACGATTCCGAGGCCTCCTTCAGTCGTGCGTTCAAACGTGTTGTTGGCGCTCCGCCAAGCCAGTTCCGCAAGAAGGATTTCTCAACCCATGGCGATGCAACGTCAGAGATCGAAGCGATGATCGGTTGA